In one Arenibacter antarcticus genomic region, the following are encoded:
- a CDS encoding sugar phosphate isomerase/epimerase codes for MMKIANAPCSWGALEFDLEEKSEEIGFKQVLDEIKETGYIGTELGDWGFMPTDPSKLKAELHNRKLSLLGAFVPVALVDETMHNKGVDTALKVAQLMHNAGYKDAFVVLADDNGSVAERTKNAGRITPKMGLTKAQWRVYALGAEKIAKAVKEAYGIRTVFHHHCAGYVETPEEIDQLMAMTDPKLLGLCLDMGHYAFGGGDPVEALKKYGERIWHVHFKDYSPVAAKASEAVDGDYFDAIKRGVFCELGKGNVDFKAVVSLLKEKGYKDWIVVEQDVLPGMGNPKECAQANRNYLKTLGL; via the coding sequence ATGATGAAAATCGCGAATGCTCCTTGTTCATGGGGAGCCCTGGAATTTGATCTAGAGGAGAAATCTGAAGAAATAGGTTTTAAACAGGTTTTGGATGAAATAAAGGAAACTGGATATATAGGAACTGAACTTGGGGACTGGGGGTTTATGCCCACAGATCCAAGTAAATTAAAAGCGGAACTACACAACAGGAAACTGTCGCTTTTAGGAGCCTTCGTTCCTGTTGCTTTGGTCGACGAGACCATGCACAACAAAGGGGTAGATACGGCACTAAAAGTAGCTCAGCTGATGCATAATGCCGGATATAAAGATGCCTTTGTGGTATTGGCGGATGATAATGGATCTGTAGCCGAGCGGACTAAAAATGCGGGGAGGATAACCCCTAAAATGGGACTCACTAAAGCGCAATGGCGCGTATATGCTTTAGGGGCGGAAAAGATTGCCAAGGCCGTTAAGGAGGCTTATGGAATCCGCACCGTTTTTCACCATCACTGTGCTGGGTATGTTGAAACTCCAGAAGAAATAGATCAATTGATGGCCATGACCGATCCTAAATTGCTAGGACTGTGTTTGGATATGGGACATTATGCGTTTGGTGGAGGTGATCCAGTAGAGGCTCTAAAAAAGTATGGAGAAAGGATATGGCATGTACACTTTAAAGATTATAGTCCAGTTGCAGCCAAGGCCTCAGAAGCTGTTGATGGCGATTATTTTGATGCTATTAAGCGAGGGGTGTTTTGTGAACTGGGGAAAGGAAATGTAGATTTTAAAGCTGTAGTAAGTCTGTTAAAGGAAAAAGGATACAAAGATTGGATCGTAGTGGAACAGGACGTATTGCCAGGGATGGGCAATCCCAAAGAATGTGCCCAAGCCAATAGGAATTATTTAAAAACCTTAGGGCTCTAA
- a CDS encoding solute:sodium symporter family transporter: MDTNLMIILSSFLLFTGGVAFFTWYSLRKTDLASLDGYYLGGRSLTGVVIAGSMLLTNISSEHLIGMNGNSYVNGFIVIAWEVTSSIALVIAAIFFVPKYLKMGLTTIPQFLEKRFDGATRTMVAAILIFSFVVTLLPIVLYSGAIGIESLFGVSEALGVDKTEGLWITVVVIGVIGSIYAIFGGLKAVAYSDTINGIGLLLGGLLIPILALMAIGDNNIVDGLVKVYKYAPEKFNVVGARDSVLPFEVLFTGLIINQLYFWGMNQTIIQRALGAKNLKEAQKGLLLTGLFKILIPLVIILPGVICYYYFQDTYFDQQDSVYPQLVKKVLPVWLIGFFAAVILGAVLSTFNSVLNSVATLFSMDIYKKHIAKNVSDIKLVRIGKLTSAILAVIAIFAAPMVANASDGLYQLLQELNGIFFIPIASILLAGFFMKKVSATGAKSALIFGLCFYTFMTWGYTSHGIHFVHLWGIEFVLNVAIMYAVSHFYPNSNTYEITDVGAVNLTAWKYTVPVSIGLCAVTVLIYVLLWNN, translated from the coding sequence ATGGATACCAATCTGATGATTATTTTAAGCTCTTTCCTCCTTTTTACTGGAGGGGTTGCCTTCTTTACCTGGTATAGTCTCAGGAAAACCGACTTGGCCTCCTTAGATGGTTATTACTTGGGCGGTAGAAGTTTAACGGGTGTAGTGATCGCAGGGTCTATGTTGCTCACTAATATTTCCTCAGAGCACCTTATAGGGATGAACGGGAATTCTTATGTGAACGGTTTTATTGTAATTGCTTGGGAAGTTACCTCGTCCATAGCCTTAGTTATAGCCGCAATATTTTTTGTTCCCAAGTACCTGAAAATGGGCTTGACAACCATTCCACAGTTTTTGGAAAAAAGATTTGATGGCGCAACTAGGACCATGGTAGCAGCCATTCTTATTTTCTCCTTTGTGGTAACGCTGTTGCCCATTGTGCTCTATTCTGGGGCTATTGGTATAGAGAGCCTATTTGGGGTGTCTGAAGCTTTGGGAGTAGACAAAACGGAGGGCCTTTGGATTACCGTAGTGGTGATAGGAGTAATTGGATCCATATATGCCATTTTTGGTGGTTTAAAAGCAGTGGCCTATTCGGATACCATAAATGGAATTGGACTTTTGTTAGGGGGCTTATTGATACCAATTTTAGCCCTGATGGCAATTGGAGACAATAATATTGTGGACGGATTGGTAAAAGTATACAAATATGCCCCTGAGAAGTTTAATGTAGTGGGAGCCCGAGATTCTGTTTTGCCTTTTGAAGTATTATTTACAGGCTTAATTATTAATCAGCTTTATTTCTGGGGGATGAATCAAACAATCATCCAAAGGGCACTAGGCGCAAAAAATCTAAAAGAGGCCCAAAAAGGATTGTTGTTGACCGGACTTTTTAAAATTCTGATTCCCTTGGTAATTATACTCCCGGGAGTAATTTGCTACTACTACTTTCAAGACACCTATTTTGACCAGCAAGATTCCGTTTATCCCCAATTGGTAAAAAAAGTATTGCCTGTGTGGTTAATCGGGTTTTTTGCCGCGGTAATCTTGGGAGCAGTTCTAAGTACTTTTAATTCTGTACTGAATTCGGTGGCTACTTTGTTCAGTATGGATATTTACAAGAAGCATATTGCAAAAAATGTCAGTGATATTAAACTGGTGAGAATTGGGAAGCTTACTTCTGCAATATTGGCCGTAATAGCCATTTTTGCAGCCCCAATGGTGGCAAATGCTTCGGACGGATTGTATCAATTGCTACAGGAGTTGAACGGAATTTTCTTTATTCCCATCGCGTCCATTCTTTTAGCAGGCTTCTTTATGAAAAAAGTGTCCGCCACAGGAGCAAAATCGGCGCTGATATTCGGACTGTGTTTTTACACATTTATGACATGGGGCTATACGAGCCACGGGATTCATTTTGTACATCTCTGGGGAATAGAATTTGTATTGAATGTCGCCATTATGTATGCAGTTTCCCATTTTTATCCCAATTCCAATACTTACGAAATTACAGATGTTGGGGCAGTGAACCTAACTGCTTGGAAGTACACTGTTCCTGTGTCTATTGGTTTGTGTGCTGTTACCGTTCTAATTTATGTGTTGTTGTGGAACAACTAA
- the iolG gene encoding inositol 2-dehydrogenase: MTKVKFALAGMGRIGKIHLENLLQMEQVEVVAVMDPMEECREYARERNISNITKTFEDLLTITPFDAVIICSPTDTHANYVELAAKAGVHVFCEKPLDLSLQRVMEVLDVVEKANIKLMLGFNRRFDKEFRKVHELVKEGAVGQPHLVKITSRDPGAPPISYIEKSGGLFLDMTIHDFDMARYVVGKEVIEVYAKGAVLIDPSIGEAGDIDTAVVTLTYEDGTMAIIDNSRKAAYGYDQRIEVFGSEGMVQANNNFMDSHRLYTNKGIQAALPLHFFLERYAAAYKTEMLDFVNSLKNGALVPVGGKDGLMSLQIGLAAIKSIKENRPVRIDEVAI; the protein is encoded by the coding sequence ATGACGAAAGTTAAATTTGCCTTGGCAGGGATGGGGAGAATTGGGAAGATTCATTTGGAGAACCTGCTTCAGATGGAACAGGTTGAGGTGGTTGCAGTAATGGATCCAATGGAAGAATGTAGGGAATATGCCAGGGAAAGGAATATTTCTAATATAACAAAGACCTTCGAGGACCTGTTGACCATTACCCCATTCGATGCTGTTATCATCTGTTCGCCCACGGATACCCATGCCAATTATGTTGAATTGGCAGCAAAAGCGGGGGTCCATGTGTTCTGTGAAAAACCTTTGGACCTTTCCTTGCAGCGAGTAATGGAAGTTCTTGATGTCGTAGAAAAAGCAAATATTAAATTGATGCTGGGTTTTAACCGCAGATTTGATAAAGAATTTAGAAAGGTACATGAGCTGGTAAAGGAAGGAGCCGTAGGACAACCCCATTTGGTGAAAATTACTAGTCGAGATCCTGGAGCACCCCCTATAAGTTATATAGAAAAGTCTGGAGGTCTTTTTCTGGATATGACCATCCATGATTTTGATATGGCCAGATATGTGGTGGGTAAGGAAGTGATTGAGGTCTATGCGAAAGGGGCGGTTCTTATAGATCCATCCATTGGAGAGGCCGGCGATATAGATACCGCAGTAGTTACTTTGACCTATGAGGATGGAACTATGGCCATTATAGACAATAGTAGGAAGGCGGCCTATGGTTATGATCAACGGATAGAAGTGTTTGGATCTGAGGGCATGGTGCAGGCCAATAATAATTTTATGGATTCCCATCGTCTTTATACAAATAAAGGTATTCAGGCAGCCCTGCCCTTGCATTTTTTCTTAGAAAGGTATGCAGCAGCTTATAAAACGGAAATGCTCGATTTTGTGAACAGCCTAAAAAATGGAGCGCTAGTCCCGGTTGGTGGTAAAGATGGACTTATGTCTTTACAAATTGGCTTGGCAGCCATAAAATCTATCAAGGAAAATAGGCCGGTTCGGATTGATGAAGTAGCGATTTAA
- a CDS encoding CoA-acylating methylmalonate-semialdehyde dehydrogenase, protein MNILKNYIDGVWTSSDSKETREVVNPATQEVLAKVPYGAGTVKDVDLAVHAASKAYKEWSKVPVLKRVQVLYKLKTLMEENTESLAETITKESGKTYGESVGEIQRAIENIEVACGTPMLIAGDVIEDIATGIDEMMIRQPLGVAACITPFNFPSMIVFWFLPYAIATGNAFVVKPSEKVPLTMMKIFELIDQLDLPKGLVSLVHGGKDSVDAILEHPAVKAISFVGSTPVARYIYSKGTANGKRVQAQGGAKNPVVILPDADIEMSAKIIADSVYGCAGQRCLAASTIITVDDHKREIKDALYEAVKSRTTGYGLDKDINMGPVITPESKKRIQGLIQKGIDEGAKLLLDGRNTSISGYENGNFLTPTILENVALDKELIKTEIFGPVMSLISMKNIDEALQFVNSGSYGNMACLFTGSGANARKFRNEADAGNIGINIGVAAPMAQFPFSGWKDSFFGDLHGQGKHAIEFFTQTKVIIERWPNIWSRKF, encoded by the coding sequence ATGAACATATTAAAAAATTATATCGATGGAGTTTGGACCTCAAGTGACTCCAAGGAAACAAGAGAAGTGGTGAACCCTGCAACACAGGAGGTTTTGGCAAAGGTACCCTATGGTGCTGGTACCGTTAAGGATGTGGATCTGGCCGTGCATGCTGCTTCCAAGGCGTATAAGGAATGGAGTAAGGTTCCTGTACTTAAACGGGTGCAGGTATTGTACAAATTAAAAACTTTGATGGAAGAAAATACGGAATCCTTGGCCGAAACCATTACCAAGGAATCCGGAAAGACGTATGGGGAATCGGTCGGAGAAATCCAAAGGGCCATAGAGAATATTGAGGTTGCTTGTGGGACTCCAATGTTGATCGCCGGGGACGTAATAGAAGATATCGCCACAGGAATAGATGAAATGATGATAAGGCAGCCTTTGGGAGTGGCAGCCTGTATTACTCCTTTCAATTTTCCAAGTATGATCGTTTTTTGGTTCCTTCCTTATGCCATAGCTACAGGGAATGCCTTTGTCGTAAAACCTTCGGAGAAAGTGCCGCTGACTATGATGAAGATTTTCGAATTGATCGATCAATTAGACCTTCCAAAAGGACTCGTTAGTTTGGTTCATGGAGGCAAGGATTCTGTAGATGCTATTTTGGAGCATCCAGCGGTAAAAGCCATAAGTTTCGTAGGGAGTACCCCAGTAGCCAGATATATTTATTCCAAGGGAACCGCAAACGGAAAAAGAGTTCAGGCACAGGGCGGGGCTAAAAATCCTGTAGTAATACTACCCGATGCCGATATAGAAATGTCTGCAAAAATCATTGCGGATTCCGTTTATGGCTGTGCTGGCCAAAGGTGTTTGGCGGCCTCCACCATAATAACCGTCGACGATCATAAAAGAGAAATAAAGGATGCCCTTTATGAAGCGGTAAAATCCCGGACCACTGGGTATGGCCTAGATAAGGATATAAATATGGGACCGGTCATTACTCCTGAGAGCAAAAAAAGAATCCAAGGTCTAATTCAGAAAGGGATTGATGAAGGGGCCAAATTGCTTTTAGATGGTAGAAATACCAGTATTTCCGGATATGAGAACGGAAATTTCCTAACCCCTACCATTTTAGAAAATGTGGCCTTGGATAAAGAGCTCATTAAAACAGAGATTTTTGGTCCAGTGATGAGCTTGATATCGATGAAAAATATTGATGAGGCACTACAATTTGTTAACAGTGGAAGTTATGGAAATATGGCTTGTTTGTTTACGGGAAGTGGGGCCAATGCCAGAAAATTCAGGAACGAGGCCGATGCAGGGAATATTGGTATAAACATAGGTGTAGCCGCTCCAATGGCACAATTCCCTTTTAGCGGATGGAAGGACAGCTTTTTTGGGGATCTGCACGGGCAAGGGAAACACGCTATTGAATTCTTTACCCAGACCAAAGTAATCATTGAAAGATGGCCGAATATTTGGTCTAGAAAATTTTAA